The Nitrospira sp. KM1 genome includes a window with the following:
- a CDS encoding response regulator, which yields MPKVLVADDSIAVRKVAERLLTEAGLGVSLAANGEEALAFLSKECPDLIVSDVIMPDKSGYEVCAFVRAQSALAATPVLLISGIVNDEVAKQAESCRADGVLKKPFQGTSLKDRVLELLAKRQAHASPAQPVKSAEPVQPTQEAAQGIRISEEQLATYRQVSTQLKQAEDDLKRERDQTAMLSHKLTQLESQLGRIKELESLVAAGQEQASHANRASEELHEAKQRMQELEESAQEQASHANRASEELHEAKQRMQELKESAQEQALVAHKSQEELQLLRRQIQELEAERVAKQELAIQAKQTANDLMLAAGRVSELEVQLRAEQEQCGLVKQRVSQLQELADRVPELETALQQERHALAEQAEHLAEVQKMADRAREFEAALNAERQAAMQLVQQMNGLEEEVARGQEIARDYALEQKRSEELVQDLAREKQRMEEMAKRMAEIEGIAAKVKELEELLQMERDRNAVLTRHVSETEQSAQQATKRFEDMAKKLGEIAGLASQLGSGARRS from the coding sequence ATGCCGAAAGTCCTGGTCGCTGACGATAGCATCGCCGTAAGGAAAGTGGCTGAACGGCTGCTGACGGAAGCCGGTCTGGGAGTCAGCCTCGCGGCGAACGGTGAAGAAGCACTTGCATTTCTGTCCAAGGAATGTCCGGATCTCATCGTATCCGATGTGATTATGCCTGATAAGAGCGGATACGAAGTCTGCGCCTTTGTCCGTGCCCAATCTGCATTGGCCGCAACCCCAGTCCTTCTGATTTCCGGAATCGTGAACGATGAGGTAGCGAAACAGGCGGAATCCTGCCGTGCCGACGGTGTGCTCAAAAAACCCTTCCAAGGAACCTCTCTCAAGGATCGCGTCCTGGAGCTGCTTGCCAAACGGCAAGCGCACGCCTCCCCGGCGCAGCCGGTCAAGTCGGCAGAACCAGTTCAGCCCACTCAGGAGGCGGCACAGGGAATACGTATCAGCGAGGAGCAACTTGCAACATACCGCCAGGTGTCCACGCAATTGAAGCAGGCCGAGGATGATCTGAAACGAGAGCGTGATCAGACGGCGATGTTGAGCCACAAGCTGACCCAACTGGAGAGCCAGCTTGGACGAATCAAGGAGCTCGAGTCGCTTGTCGCTGCCGGACAGGAGCAGGCGTCTCATGCCAATCGCGCCTCCGAAGAGCTTCATGAGGCGAAACAGCGTATGCAGGAGCTGGAGGAGTCGGCTCAGGAGCAGGCGTCTCATGCTAACCGCGCCTCCGAAGAGCTTCATGAGGCGAAACAGCGTATGCAGGAGCTGAAGGAGTCGGCTCAGGAGCAGGCGCTGGTCGCGCACAAGTCCCAAGAAGAACTGCAGCTGCTGAGAAGGCAGATTCAAGAGTTGGAGGCTGAGCGTGTGGCCAAGCAGGAACTTGCGATCCAGGCGAAGCAGACCGCGAATGACCTCATGCTCGCCGCAGGACGCGTGAGCGAATTGGAGGTACAGCTCAGGGCGGAACAGGAACAGTGCGGACTCGTGAAGCAACGTGTTTCGCAGCTGCAAGAATTGGCAGATCGCGTGCCGGAGCTGGAAACGGCGCTGCAGCAGGAACGCCATGCGCTGGCTGAGCAGGCGGAGCATCTCGCCGAGGTCCAGAAGATGGCGGATCGGGCCAGAGAGTTCGAAGCCGCGTTGAATGCCGAGCGTCAGGCGGCGATGCAGCTTGTGCAGCAGATGAACGGCCTGGAGGAGGAAGTAGCCCGAGGGCAGGAGATCGCACGAGACTATGCGCTCGAACAGAAGCGCTCCGAGGAACTCGTCCAGGACCTCGCCCGAGAAAAGCAGCGTATGGAGGAAATGGCCAAACGAATGGCGGAGATTGAAGGAATCGCGGCCAAAGTCAAAGAACTCGAGGAGCTACTGCAAATGGAGCGTGATCGGAACGCCGTCCTGACGAGGCATGTGTCGGAGACCGAGCAATCGGCGCAGCAAGCCACGAAACGATTTGAGGACATGGCCAAGAAGCTCGGAGAAATTGCCGGACTGGCTTCCCAATTGGGAAGCGGGGCGCGGCGGTCCTGA
- a CDS encoding response regulator transcription factor: MSKIVVVDDSYAELQVIEGVLKGASHSVVSFPNSDKLEEKVATEKPDLIVMDVVMPGRNGFQACRDLKNDERCKNIPIILCTSKGNESDKFWGQQQGANAHIVKPFKGEELLAAVKRVLG; this comes from the coding sequence ATGAGCAAGATTGTCGTCGTTGATGATTCCTATGCCGAACTCCAGGTGATCGAAGGAGTCTTGAAGGGAGCCAGCCATAGCGTTGTGTCATTTCCGAACAGTGACAAACTTGAAGAAAAAGTCGCCACTGAAAAGCCTGACCTCATTGTGATGGACGTAGTCATGCCGGGACGCAATGGATTTCAAGCCTGTCGGGACCTCAAGAACGATGAGCGATGCAAGAATATTCCGATCATTCTCTGCACGTCCAAGGGAAACGAGAGCGACAAGTTTTGGGGACAACAACAGGGAGCCAACGCCCACATCGTGAAGCCCTTCAAGGGCGAAGAATTGTTAGCGGCGGTGAAACGGGTGCTGGGATAG
- a CDS encoding chemotaxis protein CheW, producing the protein MASAQPSMPVPISQPEKAVPSVGRPHGNGVAPSPGAAALRVAIISLGGELFTVDLQHVREVFVVESITPVPGMPAGLVGVTNLRGAVVPLLDLRGMFGLADDAVLRYAVVLKHGSWQVAVLVDAVPEIRTIARDQFMPSPSGTGDAANPFISGVVKLEDRLRGVLETSVVLSHFENAA; encoded by the coding sequence ATGGCGTCGGCGCAGCCTTCTATGCCGGTTCCGATCAGTCAGCCTGAGAAGGCTGTTCCGTCGGTGGGGCGACCCCATGGTAATGGCGTCGCCCCTTCCCCCGGTGCCGCCGCGCTCCGTGTGGCGATCATCTCGCTGGGCGGAGAGCTGTTCACGGTCGATTTGCAACATGTCCGAGAAGTGTTCGTCGTGGAATCGATTACTCCTGTGCCGGGAATGCCTGCCGGACTGGTCGGCGTGACCAATCTGCGTGGGGCGGTGGTGCCGCTTCTCGATCTGCGGGGAATGTTCGGGTTGGCAGACGACGCGGTTCTTCGGTATGCCGTCGTGTTGAAGCATGGATCATGGCAAGTCGCGGTTCTGGTCGATGCTGTTCCGGAAATCCGCACCATTGCGAGAGATCAATTCATGCCGTCTCCGTCAGGAACGGGAGACGCGGCCAATCCATTTATCTCCGGGGTCGTCAAACTGGAGGATCGGCTCAGAGGGGTGTTGGAGACATCCGTCGTGCTTTCGCATTTCGAAAACGCAGCATAA
- a CDS encoding adenosylcobinamide amidohydrolase, with protein sequence MHKRTPNHIDLSYRVADNTLVIDFPRPYRVLSSAPRAGGFAMARSIINHQVEANPLARPAAGTRPGLQRMSWSGPARYLRNVASRLSAAEPSVGLMTAVALKQLVTASERVGRFSVMCFCTVGVTNAVRAGESASHTGSPKQRDQTGTINVILVTNACLSRSAMVGAVQVATESKTATLLECRVPSSSGKHMATGTGTDAVVIASSGHGPKVSYSGTHTIIGSIIGRLVANCVYEGLQRSSRWQHNLRPSKAR encoded by the coding sequence ATGCATAAAAGGACACCCAATCATATCGATCTATCGTATCGAGTCGCGGACAACACGCTGGTCATAGATTTCCCTCGACCGTATCGTGTGTTGTCTTCTGCACCCCGGGCTGGTGGGTTTGCGATGGCACGGTCAATTATCAATCATCAGGTAGAAGCGAACCCTCTCGCAAGGCCTGCAGCAGGCACGCGGCCTGGATTGCAACGCATGTCATGGAGCGGTCCTGCGAGATATCTAAGAAACGTGGCTTCACGTCTCAGTGCCGCTGAACCCAGCGTCGGATTGATGACGGCGGTCGCTCTCAAGCAACTCGTGACAGCAAGCGAGCGGGTTGGCAGATTCTCCGTCATGTGTTTTTGCACCGTCGGGGTGACCAATGCGGTGAGAGCCGGTGAGTCGGCAAGTCACACAGGATCGCCCAAACAACGCGATCAGACTGGAACGATCAACGTCATTCTCGTCACGAACGCTTGCCTGTCTCGGTCTGCGATGGTTGGTGCTGTGCAGGTGGCGACGGAGAGTAAGACCGCGACGCTACTCGAGTGCCGCGTTCCCAGTTCAAGCGGAAAACATATGGCCACCGGTACAGGGACGGATGCCGTCGTCATCGCGAGTTCAGGTCATGGTCCCAAAGTGTCCTACAGTGGGACGCACACCATCATCGGATCGATCATCGGTCGTCTGGTGGCAAACTGCGTGTACGAAGGGCTCCAGCGCTCCAGTCGATGGCAACACAACCTCCGCCCATCCAAAGCGCGATAA
- a CDS encoding methyl-accepting chemotaxis protein, translating into MARVGMMQQFENLKTQSKLLVTFGVISVIIMFMASLGVWTNKRLSQQADQIYADYTVALIDFNQLLFNVNKYHETLQDLAKAPRAADFKADIGKLAPYKQRAMQLVNNYGMKPLRTSSSGLDEAKGLTDLKAALSGFFSQAEAGVAAIAESFESKALTQSQALQMRELGQLALTVSIAPAYDLVTSRHADQIKTIQAVSSDLNDDAKSLAWNGTLVLVAGGLIAVLLGLALGYWVAHKLALGLGQVASVAQLAANGNYQARAKIASKDELGQMATSFNTMLDRITSLVTSEDERNEMQKRLMNFLVLVSEVGKGDLTKRGEVTADMFGNLADGFNLMISRFGQLLKQVREAADRVNKSAGTLRDSAGQMAGTAKHQADESVKTLSAVEQLAAQMRQVAETAGASSESAKQVLQATERGRVAVQETVQDMQSIRSAVQRMSKQVKALGDRSLEISQIVSTIRDIANQTNLLALNAAIEAAGAGEAGARFAVVADQVRKLAESSTQATREIADLVKVIQSETQDAVVAMEQETQAVEAGSASALRTGEVFNEISGIAQRSAELAQTIASSAVTQTASTDQVGRSIRDFTGGAVATQKATDAARMTVEDMAKLADGLTSSVAQFKLA; encoded by the coding sequence ATGGCACGGGTTGGCATGATGCAGCAATTTGAGAATTTGAAAACACAGTCCAAACTTCTGGTGACGTTCGGTGTCATCAGCGTCATCATCATGTTCATGGCGTCGCTTGGCGTCTGGACCAACAAGCGGCTGAGCCAGCAGGCGGATCAGATCTATGCCGACTACACCGTCGCGTTGATCGACTTCAATCAGCTGCTGTTCAATGTGAACAAATACCATGAAACCCTGCAGGATTTGGCCAAAGCCCCGCGTGCCGCGGACTTCAAGGCGGACATCGGAAAGCTGGCTCCCTACAAACAGCGGGCGATGCAGCTGGTGAACAATTACGGCATGAAGCCCCTTCGGACGTCGAGCTCTGGACTGGATGAGGCCAAAGGCCTGACGGATTTGAAAGCGGCGCTGTCCGGATTTTTCTCCCAGGCCGAAGCCGGCGTTGCGGCGATTGCAGAGAGCTTCGAATCCAAGGCCCTGACGCAGTCTCAGGCCTTACAAATGCGTGAATTGGGTCAGTTGGCGCTGACGGTCAGTATTGCTCCCGCGTATGACCTGGTCACCAGCCGACATGCCGATCAGATTAAGACCATCCAAGCGGTTTCGAGCGACCTGAACGATGACGCCAAGTCGCTGGCATGGAACGGAACACTGGTCTTGGTGGCCGGCGGACTCATTGCCGTCTTGCTTGGTCTGGCGCTCGGGTATTGGGTCGCCCACAAGCTGGCGCTCGGTCTTGGCCAAGTGGCCAGCGTCGCGCAGCTCGCGGCCAACGGAAACTATCAGGCTCGCGCCAAGATTGCGTCCAAGGATGAGCTCGGGCAAATGGCAACCTCGTTCAATACGATGTTGGACCGAATCACGTCACTGGTGACGTCGGAAGACGAACGAAACGAGATGCAAAAGCGGTTGATGAATTTCCTCGTGTTGGTGTCCGAGGTCGGTAAAGGGGATCTGACCAAGCGTGGTGAAGTGACGGCCGACATGTTCGGTAACCTGGCGGACGGGTTCAACTTGATGATCTCCCGGTTCGGACAGTTGCTCAAACAGGTCAGAGAAGCGGCCGATCGCGTCAACAAGTCGGCGGGAACATTGCGGGACAGCGCGGGACAGATGGCCGGAACCGCCAAACATCAGGCAGACGAATCGGTCAAAACGCTGAGCGCCGTCGAGCAATTGGCCGCGCAGATGCGGCAGGTGGCTGAAACGGCAGGCGCCTCGTCTGAATCCGCAAAGCAAGTGCTGCAGGCGACCGAGCGCGGGCGGGTTGCGGTGCAGGAAACTGTGCAGGACATGCAGAGCATCCGCTCCGCGGTGCAACGGATGTCGAAACAGGTGAAAGCCCTCGGCGACCGGTCATTGGAAATTTCTCAGATCGTGTCGACCATCCGAGACATCGCCAATCAGACGAACCTGCTGGCTTTGAATGCGGCGATCGAAGCGGCCGGCGCCGGTGAGGCCGGAGCCCGGTTCGCCGTCGTCGCTGATCAGGTCAGAAAGCTTGCCGAGAGCTCCACGCAGGCAACCCGTGAGATCGCCGATCTCGTGAAAGTCATCCAGTCGGAAACCCAGGACGCCGTCGTCGCGATGGAACAGGAAACTCAAGCGGTGGAAGCCGGATCAGCGTCGGCCCTTCGTACCGGTGAAGTGTTCAATGAGATTTCGGGCATCGCGCAGCGGTCCGCGGAGTTGGCACAGACCATCGCGAGTTCGGCTGTCACTCAGACCGCGTCGACGGATCAGGTCGGACGGTCGATCAGGGATTTTACCGGCGGCGCCGTTGCCACGCAGAAGGCGACGGATGCGGCGCGTATGACCGTCGAGGACATGGCAAAGCTCGCCGACGGGCTGACATCTTCGGTTGCGCAGTTCAAACTCGCATAG
- a CDS encoding Hpt domain-containing protein, whose product MSAELDRQALIDIFVMEATEAATALAESFHPPGDALPSAVELQSQYVWAHKVRGAAGIYGFTGLATLGELLESTLEQATSIDAALWPHAVGALRGMLESFSAQLEVVRQGGSEDVAVSERWRSEVARLLVQSPGASNADPSSENLPAPHYLIPSIDADVLSYFAPEAEEYLDTVDRLVRRVQEAPGEAETIHALFRTAHTLKGSAHTIGFTVVGDVAHGMEDCLIAVREKHITGSEVLWGAIGYATGVIRILMRRDDGRIAQLQRDVPAAIQRLHAIAQGQAVMAVDQSAVASKPDVHPSVSVVASPIDQSQTTDHSIGQPLQLSDDYLLPQLDPEVLSYFAPEAQEYLESLEAQLLRLEKEPENPELINQLFRTAHTLKGSAYTVGFQAIGDLTHYVEDFMGAVRDGRVKVLPGHADMLLRAIDVVRLLMRRDPTLLDTVRQRYTIASHGLKQLENPAAIVAAMSQSNHSQAIQTQAAAETRDAQDLDSSKQNDARAKDSAGSEDREVIRVSRDRLERLLNLVGELVIGRGRLEQRLRVLEQLSQQVLACKGRLMDSVRSFEEKHTFTLPSVVSNIPAGVRGSHAGQSGSSFPGLSDFGSLEFDKYDDFNILARRISEVTADISESMSQLSGSIRRSHEDMSQLQQLTLGMRDEIARARMVPIGTPFTRFRRATREMARATGKEVTLVTSGEHTEVDTGVVERLVDPLVHLVRNAVYHGIEPSAVRVSIGKPAAGTIYLHASHRGNAVVIEVEDDGAGLDIGKIRTKAVERGLVRADLAKTLPEGEVIKFIFMPGFSTADHVGEQAGRGVGMDVVKRVIESMNGHIDVESVRGIGTKFTLHLPLTLLIATALMVRSGSERYGIPLPSVREVTMLTNGSLQHLGDRSVIQIGDEAIEVQPLQRLLNRAAVGTVEIGKAVVIVRTGVGPIGLVVDELLGRQEIVIKPIASLKSLAHSMFGGATIDPEGRVVLVLDPARLVTGTQKPSIADAVSQEPIAANSEKAFDTSIAPPVSEKKILLIDDSLSIRKFVGRMLETAGYEVETAVDGEEGLRKASAQSYRLILTDLEMPKLNGYEVIQALRSRPQTQQTPIIVMTTRAGDKHRQMAINIGASSYIAKPVEERALIQELERWIGPEVHAGEA is encoded by the coding sequence ATGAGCGCCGAACTGGATCGACAGGCTTTGATCGACATCTTTGTCATGGAAGCCACCGAAGCCGCGACGGCGCTGGCGGAATCCTTTCATCCTCCGGGAGACGCACTTCCTTCAGCTGTGGAGCTGCAGAGTCAATACGTCTGGGCTCACAAGGTTCGCGGTGCTGCGGGGATTTACGGATTCACAGGTCTGGCCACGCTCGGGGAATTGCTCGAATCGACGTTGGAACAGGCCACGTCGATTGACGCGGCATTGTGGCCGCACGCCGTTGGGGCGCTGCGAGGGATGCTGGAATCCTTTTCCGCCCAACTGGAAGTCGTCCGACAGGGAGGCTCCGAAGATGTGGCTGTGAGTGAGCGGTGGAGGAGCGAGGTCGCGCGGTTGTTGGTTCAGTCACCTGGGGCCTCGAATGCCGATCCGTCAAGTGAGAACCTGCCCGCCCCCCATTATCTGATCCCATCCATCGATGCGGATGTTCTCTCGTATTTTGCACCTGAAGCGGAAGAGTACCTGGATACGGTGGACAGACTCGTGAGGCGCGTGCAAGAAGCGCCAGGTGAAGCCGAGACGATTCATGCATTATTTCGTACCGCTCACACATTAAAAGGATCAGCCCACACCATTGGGTTTACTGTCGTGGGGGATGTCGCGCATGGCATGGAGGACTGCCTGATCGCCGTCCGAGAAAAGCACATCACGGGGTCAGAGGTGTTGTGGGGAGCGATCGGCTACGCCACGGGTGTGATTCGAATCCTGATGCGACGGGATGATGGACGAATTGCTCAGCTCCAGCGCGATGTTCCTGCCGCCATTCAGAGACTCCATGCGATTGCACAGGGACAGGCCGTCATGGCAGTGGATCAGTCGGCCGTTGCTTCCAAGCCCGATGTTCACCCGTCCGTGTCGGTCGTCGCATCGCCAATCGATCAGTCCCAGACAACAGACCATTCCATTGGCCAGCCGCTTCAGCTGTCCGACGACTATCTGCTTCCACAACTGGATCCTGAGGTTTTGTCCTACTTCGCCCCGGAAGCGCAGGAGTATCTCGAATCGCTCGAGGCTCAACTGCTTCGGCTCGAAAAGGAGCCAGAGAATCCAGAGTTGATCAATCAACTGTTCCGCACCGCCCATACGTTGAAGGGATCGGCGTATACCGTCGGCTTTCAGGCGATCGGCGATCTGACCCACTATGTCGAGGATTTCATGGGAGCTGTGCGGGACGGCCGCGTGAAAGTCCTGCCCGGCCACGCCGACATGCTTCTGAGGGCCATCGACGTCGTGCGGTTACTGATGCGAAGAGATCCGACACTGCTGGACACCGTACGGCAGCGCTATACCATCGCCTCGCACGGGCTCAAGCAACTGGAAAACCCCGCCGCGATAGTCGCGGCGATGTCCCAGTCTAATCATTCACAGGCCATTCAAACCCAGGCAGCCGCAGAGACCAGAGATGCGCAGGATCTCGATTCTTCAAAACAGAACGATGCAAGAGCGAAAGACAGCGCGGGGAGTGAAGATCGAGAAGTCATCCGTGTCAGCCGAGACCGCTTGGAACGATTGTTGAATCTGGTCGGCGAATTGGTGATTGGCCGCGGCCGCTTGGAGCAACGTCTTCGAGTGCTCGAACAATTGTCCCAGCAGGTGCTTGCCTGTAAAGGCCGATTGATGGACTCTGTCCGGTCTTTCGAGGAAAAGCACACCTTTACCCTTCCGTCTGTGGTGTCGAACATCCCAGCCGGCGTAAGAGGCTCGCATGCCGGCCAGTCAGGCTCCTCCTTCCCCGGCCTCAGCGATTTCGGATCACTGGAATTCGATAAGTACGATGATTTCAACATTCTCGCGCGCCGTATCAGTGAGGTCACGGCCGATATTTCCGAGTCGATGTCGCAATTGAGCGGTTCAATCCGGCGATCGCATGAAGATATGAGCCAGCTCCAGCAGTTGACGCTCGGTATGCGGGACGAGATTGCCAGAGCCCGCATGGTTCCGATCGGCACCCCGTTTACCCGGTTCCGCCGTGCGACTCGGGAAATGGCGAGAGCGACCGGGAAAGAGGTCACCCTGGTCACCTCGGGCGAGCATACCGAAGTGGATACCGGCGTTGTCGAACGATTGGTCGATCCCTTGGTCCATTTGGTCAGGAACGCTGTCTATCATGGTATCGAACCGTCGGCCGTGCGTGTGTCCATCGGCAAACCGGCAGCCGGAACCATTTATCTTCACGCCTCACATCGAGGAAATGCCGTTGTGATCGAAGTCGAGGACGATGGCGCCGGCCTCGACATCGGAAAGATCCGTACCAAAGCTGTCGAGCGCGGACTCGTGCGTGCCGATCTGGCCAAGACACTTCCTGAGGGCGAGGTCATCAAATTCATCTTCATGCCCGGCTTTTCCACGGCGGACCATGTCGGTGAACAAGCCGGTCGCGGGGTTGGCATGGACGTGGTCAAGCGTGTGATCGAAAGCATGAACGGGCACATCGACGTGGAATCTGTCAGAGGGATCGGAACGAAGTTCACGCTACATCTCCCGTTGACCCTGTTGATCGCAACCGCATTGATGGTCCGCAGTGGGTCAGAACGATACGGCATACCGCTGCCAAGCGTCCGAGAAGTGACCATGTTGACGAACGGATCATTGCAGCACCTGGGTGACCGCTCGGTCATTCAGATAGGAGACGAGGCGATAGAGGTACAACCCCTACAGCGGCTGCTGAATCGGGCCGCCGTTGGCACGGTAGAGATTGGGAAAGCGGTCGTGATTGTGCGGACCGGTGTCGGGCCGATCGGGCTCGTGGTGGACGAATTATTGGGCAGACAGGAAATTGTCATCAAGCCGATCGCTTCGCTCAAGTCCCTCGCACATTCTATGTTCGGGGGCGCGACCATCGACCCGGAAGGACGAGTCGTACTCGTGCTTGATCCTGCGAGGCTGGTCACGGGAACTCAAAAACCGTCAATCGCTGATGCGGTTTCGCAAGAGCCAATCGCCGCCAACAGTGAGAAAGCATTCGACACGTCGATTGCTCCCCCGGTGAGTGAGAAGAAGATTCTTTTGATCGACGATTCCCTAAGTATCCGAAAGTTCGTAGGGCGCATGTTGGAGACCGCTGGATATGAGGTTGAGACTGCCGTAGACGGTGAGGAAGGTCTGAGGAAAGCGTCCGCGCAGAGCTATAGGCTCATACTGACGGACCTGGAGATGCCGAAGCTGAACGGTTATGAAGTGATTCAGGCCCTGAGAAGCAGGCCGCAAACCCAGCAGACACCTATTATCGTCATGACGACCAGGGCTGGAGACAAGCACCGTCAAATGGCTATCAACATTGGGGCCAGTTCCTACATTGCCAAACCGGTTGAAGAACGGGCCTTGATCCAGGAGCTGGAGCGCTGGATCGGACCCGAGGTGCATGCAGGCGAGGCGTGA
- a CDS encoding DUF3365 domain-containing protein, which yields MEVIRMRTMTMGALAVFILAGWTGSALAANEGEVAEHLIELVKIGRGVVSEQMANINDQTKGDKGFTGDYMAAQVMDRFKKRTKIDLRIPNAVPQANLYLALVEAEKEVVDEAQPVINKVGISFKGFIPAVFARRTGEHFYKKSGVRLKLTGIDYRNPSNKPDDFEAEVLRMFSDARHPKGQSYVRNTMLDGRPVLRMMDPEYAAASCLGCHGSPKGERDVSGHKKEGWKEGELAGAISVVLPLK from the coding sequence ATGGAAGTGATACGTATGAGGACGATGACGATGGGCGCGCTTGCCGTTTTCATATTGGCGGGGTGGACGGGATCTGCGCTCGCTGCGAATGAAGGAGAGGTAGCCGAACATTTGATCGAGCTTGTCAAGATTGGGCGCGGAGTCGTGTCCGAGCAGATGGCCAATATCAATGATCAGACGAAGGGAGACAAGGGGTTTACCGGTGACTATATGGCGGCCCAGGTCATGGATCGCTTCAAAAAACGGACGAAAATCGATCTTCGCATTCCCAATGCCGTGCCGCAGGCGAATCTGTATCTGGCTTTAGTCGAAGCCGAAAAGGAAGTCGTGGACGAGGCGCAACCGGTGATCAACAAGGTCGGCATTTCTTTCAAGGGCTTTATCCCCGCAGTGTTTGCGAGGAGAACGGGCGAACATTTCTACAAGAAATCCGGAGTGCGGCTCAAGCTCACGGGCATCGACTATCGCAATCCCAGCAACAAACCCGATGACTTCGAAGCCGAGGTGCTGCGGATGTTCAGCGATGCTCGACATCCCAAGGGGCAGTCGTATGTTCGCAACACCATGCTCGATGGCCGACCGGTTCTCCGCATGATGGACCCGGAATATGCCGCTGCCAGTTGTTTAGGCTGTCATGGATCACCAAAGGGTGAGCGCGATGTCTCGGGTCACAAAAAGGAAGGATGGAAGGAAGGGGAACTGGCCGGCGCGATCAGCGTCGTGCTGCCCCTCAAATAG
- a CDS encoding chemotaxis protein CheW yields MLRAARQQKQTVAAKRAWTVVVFSVGGLKLAARTEDVGGVSPWDQQIPVPSRTPFVNSLIRQEKAVLPVYDLASRLTRSLKGATRLCLMARHVDGPMAICIDEDIPTLHTIEASRIRPTSGLDIATFGSFDHDGSDVAIVALDRLGKQL; encoded by the coding sequence GTGTTGAGAGCTGCGCGTCAGCAGAAACAGACCGTAGCGGCGAAGCGGGCGTGGACGGTTGTTGTCTTTTCTGTCGGAGGGCTGAAGCTTGCTGCACGGACCGAAGATGTCGGCGGCGTATCACCCTGGGATCAACAAATTCCAGTTCCGAGCCGTACCCCATTTGTCAATTCACTCATCAGACAGGAGAAGGCCGTGCTGCCTGTGTACGACTTGGCATCTCGTTTGACCCGCAGTCTCAAAGGGGCAACGAGACTCTGTTTGATGGCGCGACACGTTGATGGCCCGATGGCAATTTGTATCGATGAGGACATACCAACATTGCATACGATCGAGGCGTCACGCATCCGCCCGACCTCTGGCCTTGACATCGCAACATTTGGGAGTTTCGATCACGACGGATCTGACGTGGCCATTGTGGCGCTCGATCGTCTGGGAAAACAATTGTAG
- a CDS encoding chemotaxis protein CheW, whose protein sequence is MSLRGHFKAVTAVDSARFLVIRYGTRYCALPSDCVRGVLTVEQAGINGAVTWLGSMYPDVDLAGLLSTFLDKKSREIRTILYSNDRSHAAIRVDEVVGLVEVSREQCQPLPPQFQAEERNWIPGTITYQHDLALILNSEWVLGEIGELALVGPATRHE, encoded by the coding sequence ATGAGCTTGCGCGGACATTTCAAAGCCGTAACCGCGGTCGACTCGGCGAGATTTCTTGTCATCCGATACGGCACGCGCTATTGCGCTCTGCCTTCCGATTGCGTGCGAGGCGTGCTGACGGTTGAACAGGCTGGCATCAATGGGGCCGTGACATGGCTCGGTTCCATGTATCCGGATGTCGACCTTGCAGGTCTTCTGTCGACGTTTTTGGACAAGAAGAGCCGGGAGATTCGGACCATTTTGTATTCCAACGATCGTTCTCATGCCGCCATACGAGTGGATGAGGTCGTGGGATTGGTCGAGGTATCCCGAGAGCAGTGTCAGCCGCTTCCTCCCCAGTTTCAGGCCGAAGAACGAAATTGGATACCGGGGACGATAACCTATCAGCATGATCTGGCATTGATCCTCAATTCCGAGTGGGTGTTGGGCGAGATCGGAGAGCTGGCATTAGTCGGACCTGCTACCCGACATGAGTAA